One part of the Solanum dulcamara chromosome 8, daSolDulc1.2, whole genome shotgun sequence genome encodes these proteins:
- the LOC129899127 gene encoding kinesin-like protein KIN-14I: MAADGALSFSVASVVEDVLQQHGNRSRNLDLDARRAEEAATRRYEAAAWLRKVVGFVGAKDLPAEPSEEDFRLGLRSGIILCNVLNKMQPGAVSKVVESPVDSALIPDGAALSAYQYFENVRNFLVAAQELGIPSFEASDLEQGGKSSRVVNCVLGLKSYSEWKHTGGTGVWKFGGNVKSTTSAKQFVRKNSEPFSSSLSRSASMNEKSANGVCADTESNKMPSSSLSNLVRAILIDKKPEEVPNLVESVLNKVVEEFEQRITSQIQLNKATLKDSAVSYGNKFLQKHSSTSTKVDQRTVTLVKEENRIINEELQRRYMMQNTFVDQQQRDIKDLKQTLLTTKAGMQFMQMKFHEEMQNIGMHIHGLAHAASGYHRVLEENRRLYNQVQDLKGSIRVYCRVRPFLPGQSSYISNVDHIDDGSITIGVPSKNGKGRKSFNFNKVFGPSATQGEVFSDTQQLIRSVLDGYNVCIFAYGQTGSGKTYTMTGPKDLTEQTRGVNYRALGDLFLLAEQRKDTFLYDVSVQMIEIYNEQVRDLLVSDGVHKRLEIRSASQGLTVPDASLVRVTSTSDVIDLMNLGQRNRAVSATALNDRSSRSHSCLTVHVQGRDLTSGAILRGCMHLVDLAGSERVDKSEVTGDRLKEAQHINKSLSALGDVISSLAQKNAHVPYRNSKLTQLLQDSLGGQAKTLMFVHISPEPDATGETISTLKFAERVSTVELGAARVNKDTTDVKELKEQIASLKATLARKETESVSMSHKVTSSPCGLQSSPFQSNLQGREMLVDSNIQRRPVEDVGNREISSNSAFRQRRQSFDLDELLGNSSPWPPVSSPSENYVEDDNNMSSGEWVDKVMVNKQEAARGIGNLFGCWESEKGNGSDVLYEKYLSDSSKVYQEKSSTLFQMTNHFDITATEDLDEIDATTSDSSEPDLLWQFNNSKANTFPSNGNGSKIQKPNTKPGKIPESRNVVHKVGPPLSRQTSGISHNQRNGRQVMTAEMKRKAGSRK, encoded by the exons ATGGCTGCTGATGGTGCATTGTCTTTTTCTGTGGCATCTGTGGTAGAAGATGTTCTTCAGCAGCATGGAAACAGATCAAGAAATCTTGATTTAGATGCCCGTCGAGCAGAGGAAGCAG CAACAAGGAGGTATGAAGCAGCAGCGTGGCTGAGAAAGGTGGTGGGATTTGTGGGAGCAAAAGATTTACCAGCTGAGCCTTCTGAGGAAGACTTCAGGCTTGGCTTAAGGAGTGGAATAATTCTTTGCAATGTACTTAATAAAATGCAGCCTGGAGCTGTGTCCAAG GTTGTTGAAAGTCCGGTTGACTCTGCACTTATTCCTGATGGAGCAGCCTTGTCTGCATACCAGTACTTTGAGAATGTCCGTAATTTTTTGGTCGCTGCACAAGAGTTGGGGATTCCTTCTTTTGAGGCATCTGATTTGGAACAG GGTGGGAAATCGTCGAGGGTTGTCAACTGTGTTTTGGGACTTAAATCCTACAGCGAATGGAAGCATACAGGTGGGACTGGAGTCTGGAAATTTGGTGGAAATGTAAAATCCACAACATCAGCAAAACAATTTGTGCGTAAAAATTCTGAGCCATTCTCAAGTTCTCTGTCAAGGAGTGCGTCAATGAATGAGAAATCTGCAAATGGTGTTTGCGCTGACACTGAAAGTAACAAAATG CCCAGCTCTTCCTTAAGTAACCTTGTTCGTGCAATTCTGATTGATAAGAAGCCTGAAGAAGTTCCCAAT CTTGTGGAATCAGTGCTGAATAAGGTTGTTGAGGAGTTCGAGCAGCGCATTACAAGCCAAATTCAATTG AACAAAGCAACTCTAAAGGACTCAGCAGTTTCCTATGGCAACAAATTCCTTCAGAAACATTCTTCGACCAGCACAAAG GTTGACCAAAGAACTGTAACACTGGTGAAAGAAGAGAATCGCATCATCAATGAGGAGCTTCAAAGAAGGTACATGATGCAGAACACATTTGTTGACCAACAGCAAAGAGACATCAAG GACCTGAAGCAAACTCTTTTGACTACAAAAGCGGGTATGCAGTTCATGCAAATGAAGTTTCATGAGGAAATGCAAAATATTG GCATGCACATACATGGCCTAGCACACGCAGCTTCTGGTTATCATAGAGTTCTTGAAGAAAATCGCAGGCTTTACAATCAAGTGCAGGACCTTAAAG GAAGCATAAGAGTTTATTGTCGAGTAAGACCCTTTTTGCCCGGGCAATCAAGTTATATCAGTAATGTGGATCATATAGACGATGGTAGCATTACAATAGGTGTTCCATCAAAGAATGGGAAAGGACGCAAGtctttcaatttcaataaaGTATTTGGACCCTCCGCAACTCAAG GAGAGGTGTTTTCAGACACGCAACAACTGATTAGATCAGTTCTGGATGGGTACAATGTGTGCATCTTTGCTTATGGTCAAACTGGATCGGGAAAAACCTACACAATG ACCGGGCCTAAGGATCTTACAGAACAAACCCGAGGGGTGAACTACAGGGCGTTAGGTGATTTATTCCTTCTTGCAGAGCAAAGAAAGGACACCTTCCTCTATGATGTGTCTGTGCAAATGATTGAGATATATAATGAGCAAGTCAGGGATCTCCTTGTTTCTGATGGTGTACACAAAAG ATTAGAAATTCGTAGTGCTTCTCAAGGACTAACAGTACCAGATGCAAGTCTGGTTCGTGTGACTTCAACTTCCGACGTCATTGATTTGATGAATCTTGGACAAAGAAATCGTGCAGTGAGTGCAACAGCACTCAATGACCGCAGTAGCCGCTCTCACAG TTGCCTAACTGTTCATGTCCAAGGAAGAGACTTGACTTCTGGAGCCATTCTTCGCGGCTGTATGCATTTGGTTGATCTTGCTGGAAGTGAGAGAGTGGATAAATCCGAAGTAACAGGAGATAGACTTAAAGAGGCACAGCACATTAACAAGTCTCTCTCAGCTTTAGGTGATGTAATCTCTTCCCTGGCGCAAAAGAATGCACACGTCCCATATCGTAACAGCAAACTTACACAACTACTCCAAGACTCATTAG GTGGGCAAGCCAAAACATTGATGTTTGTTCACATAAGTCCTGAACCTGATGCCACAGGAGAAACAATTAGCACACTTAAATTTGCAGAACGTGTTTCTACTGTTGAACTTGGTGCTGCCCGAGTAAATAAAGACACTACGGATGTCAAAGAGCTCAAAGAACAG ATTGCTAGTCTAAAAGCTACCTTGGCAAGAAAAGAAACAGAATCGGTCTCCATGAGTCATAAAGTAACCAGCAGTCCATGTGGCTTGCAGTCATCACCTTTTCAATCTAATCTACAAGGGAGAGAGATGCTGGTGGATTCAAACATCCAGAGGAGACCAGTGGAGGATGTAGGCAACAGAGAG ATCTCTAGTAATTCCGCATTCAGACAAAGGAGGCAAAGCTTTGATCTTGATGAGTTATTAGGAAATTCCTCTCCGTGGCCACCTGTTAGCAGTCCTTCCGAAAACTATGTAGAAGATGATAATAACATGAGCTCAGGTGAGTGGGTAGACAAGGTCATGGTGAACAAACAGGAAGCTGCCCGTGGAATTGGAAACCTGTTTGGATGTTGGGAATCCGAGAAAGGCAATGGCTCGGATGTACTTTATGAGAAATATCTTTCAGATTCATCTAAAGTATACCAAGAAAAATCAAGCACTCTTTTTCAAATGACCAATCACTTTGATATCACTGCTACTGAAGATTTAGATGAGATTGATGCCACTACCAGTGATTCATCTGAGCCAGATTTGCTTTGGCAATTCAATAATTCAAAAGCTAACACTTTCCCTAGTAATGGGAATGGCTCAAAGATACAGAAACCAAATACGAAACCGGGAAAGATCCCAGAATCAAG GAATGTGGTTCATAAAGTAGGGCCTCCACTATCACGACAGACAAGTGGAATCAGCCACAATCAGCGGAATGGCAGGCAGGTCATGACTGCTGAAATGAAGCGAAAAGCTGGAAGCAGGAAGTAG